From the genome of Natrinema marinum:
TTCGGTCGCCTCGCCGGGTGTCTCGAGGGAGTCACTCGAGCGCTTGGACGCGCAGGTAGCCGACGCCCACGAGCGCATCGAGCGCGGCATGGCGAACGGAGAACACGGCTACGAGGCGTTGAACCTCCCCGAGCGCACCGATCCGGACGCGATCCGGGAAACGGTCGAGCCGGTCGAAGACGCCGACGCGCTCATTACGATCGGGATCGGCGGTAGTTCGCTCGGCGCGGCGACGATCGTCGAGGCGCTCGAGTCCGACACGGAGACCGTCTTTCTGGACAACGTCGACCCCGAGTGGGTCACGCGCCACCTCGAGCGTCTCCCCCTGGAAAACGCGGCGATCAACGTCGTCTCGCGGTCGGGGACGACGGCGGAGACGCTGGCGAACTTCCTCGTCGTCCGCGAGGCGTTCGAGTCGGCCGGCGTCGACTGGACCGAGCGGACGATCGTCACGACCGGCGAATCGGGTCCGCTGCGCGAACTGGCTGACCGCCACGACCTGCCCTCGCTCAAGGTGCCCGACGGAGTGCCGGGCCGCTTCTCGGCGCTGTCGGCGGTCGGCATGGTCGCCGCCGCGGTCTGCGGGCACGATCTCGAGGCGCTGCTCGAGGGCGCGGCCGCCGAAGCCGAGACCCTGTCGGGTTCGCTGTTCGACTGTCCGGCCTACGCCTACGGCGCGACGACCTACGCGTTAGACCAGCGGGGTGCGGGGGTCAACGCGATGATGCCCTACGCGGAGTCGCTCGAGACCTCGGCGGAGTGGTTCGCCCAGCTGTGGGCCGAGAGCCTCGGCAAGGACGACCTCGGCCAGACGCCGGTGCGGGCGCTGGGCGTCACCGATCAGCACTCGCAACTGCAGCTCTACCGGGCCGGCCCGCGGGACAAGCTCGTCACCTTCGTCACGCCGCGAGGCGGTGGCGATCGGGACATTCCGGCCACCGACGTCGAGGAACTGGCGTACCTCGGCGATTCGTCGCTGGGGACACTGCTCGAGGCCGAGTTCGAGGCGACGGAGGCCAGCCTCGCCGCCGCCGGGCGGCCGAACGTCCGCGTCGAGATAGCGCGCGTCGACGAGTACGAACTCGGCGGGCTGTTGTACGGGATGGAAGCCGCCTGCGTGCTCGCGGGCGAACTCTACGGCGTGAACACCTTCGAGCAGCCGGCCGTCGAGTGGGCGAAGAAGGCGACCCGTGGGCTGCTGGGCGGCGGCGAGTTCGAGGAGGCCGAGGCGGTCGCCGAGAAGACCGAGCTTCGGGTCGAACGCTAGCACTCGAGCCGACCGCC
Proteins encoded in this window:
- a CDS encoding glucose-6-phosphate isomerase yields the protein MNVDIGNALASVASPGVSRESLERLDAQVADAHERIERGMANGEHGYEALNLPERTDPDAIRETVEPVEDADALITIGIGGSSLGAATIVEALESDTETVFLDNVDPEWVTRHLERLPLENAAINVVSRSGTTAETLANFLVVREAFESAGVDWTERTIVTTGESGPLRELADRHDLPSLKVPDGVPGRFSALSAVGMVAAAVCGHDLEALLEGAAAEAETLSGSLFDCPAYAYGATTYALDQRGAGVNAMMPYAESLETSAEWFAQLWAESLGKDDLGQTPVRALGVTDQHSQLQLYRAGPRDKLVTFVTPRGGGDRDIPATDVEELAYLGDSSLGTLLEAEFEATEASLAAAGRPNVRVEIARVDEYELGGLLYGMEAACVLAGELYGVNTFEQPAVEWAKKATRGLLGGGEFEEAEAVAEKTELRVER